From one Spiroplasma endosymbiont of Panorpa germanica genomic stretch:
- a CDS encoding ABC transporter ATP-binding protein, translated as MLKIIDVSKSFKTGAGIKNFSLEIKPKDIIGLVGDNGSGKSTLLKSVFNEYKKDSGEVLLNDESIYQNNNLAKICFFPDQSVYPKDISISKFAIYDAQLCGIDKKAATERIEMLLEKFDLIDYKDKTFFELSAGMQKRAFLVICLVTQPDYIFLDEPTANLDVGTRIEFHKILNILAQEGVGILITSHMINELEEIINHLVIIENGVTRHNNPFVPKKDSIEAIYKKVTNVKVEKDYSNIFTKNKEKRQ; from the coding sequence ATGCTAAAAATAATTGATGTTTCAAAAAGTTTTAAAACCGGAGCTGGGATTAAAAACTTTAGTTTGGAAATTAAACCAAAAGATATTATTGGTTTAGTTGGAGATAACGGTTCAGGAAAGTCAACTTTGCTAAAAAGTGTTTTTAATGAATACAAAAAAGATTCTGGCGAAGTTTTATTAAACGATGAATCGATTTATCAAAATAATAACTTAGCGAAAATTTGTTTTTTTCCCGACCAGAGTGTTTATCCCAAAGATATTTCAATTTCAAAATTTGCGATTTATGATGCACAGTTATGTGGGATCGATAAAAAAGCTGCGACAGAAAGAATAGAAATGCTTTTAGAGAAATTTGATCTAATTGATTACAAAGATAAAACTTTTTTTGAATTGAGTGCAGGAATGCAAAAGCGAGCTTTTTTAGTAATTTGTTTAGTAACTCAACCTGATTACATATTTTTAGATGAGCCAACGGCTAACTTAGATGTAGGAACTAGAATTGAATTTCACAAAATTTTAAATATTTTAGCTCAAGAAGGGGTCGGGATTTTAATTACTAGTCACATGATTAATGAGTTAGAAGAAATCATTAATCATTTAGTAATTATTGAAAACGGAGTCACAAGACACAACAATCCTTTTGTACCAAAAAAAGATTCAATAGAAGCTATTTATAAAAAAGTAACAAACGTCAAAGTAGAAAAAGATTACTCAAACATATTTACTAAAAATAAGGAAAAACGACAGTAA